The Thiomicrorhabdus aquaedulcis sequence TTGGCATCCGAAATAAATCACCGTCAAATGGCGCAAGGTCAAAACGACTTTAACGATGAGTCTAATTGGGACAACAATGCGTCTTCTAGTGAACATTCACTCGAATATTTAACGCTAAGACAAATTAAACAAGTTTTACCAACCTATTTTTATGACTACCAAAAAGGCGTGCGCTATGCAGAGCAATTTACCGCCAATGACTTTAATTTATTGTTAAACGTACAGGCCTGGCAAGAGTATGAAAAGCAAACTGTTCACTACAACCAAACCAAACACTGGACGTTTCCTATGTATTTTATGGACTGCAAATACGACACCTTAATGCCGTACAATTTAAACGCCATGCAAGCTCAACTTAACTTTAAACAAGTGGATATTTTAGAGCGCTGCAGTCATTTTCCGTGGGAAGAAGAACCTCAACCGTTTTACGAGTTAATGCACCACTATTTAAAAAGCTGAAATTTTATAAAGCTCAAACTCTAAAAAGCTAACTCTAAAAACCTAAAGAAGTGCAAAATTAAGTGTGCAGCGCCATAATGGCGTATTGCCCCCTGCACAAAAATATAAGGTCATTATTATGTCGTCTAACATGTCGTCTAACGATTTAAACACCCAGGATTCCTCTGCAACAGAGGCCAATAGCGCCGCGCAAAACGCCAAACAATTATTTGACTTGCGCCGCGCTTACTTAAAAGGCGGTCTTGACGAAACCAACAGTAACGACTGCCCCATAAAGCAATTTTCACAGTGGTTTGAGCAAGCCCAAGCCGCCAACCTTATTGAACCTAACGCGATGGTATTGGCCACGGTAGACAAGCAAGGTTCGCCCAACACGCGTACTGTTTTACTTAAGTATTTTGATGAGCATGGCTTGGTTTTTTTTACCAATTACGCCAGTCAAAAAGCCGCCGAAATGACAGCACAGCCCCAAGTTGCCTTGCAGTTTTTATGGCTAGACTTAGAGCGTCAAGTCAAAATTCGTGGTACAGCGACCAAAATTCCGCTAACCGAATCGATGCGCTACTTTATGTCGCGCCCTAAAGGCAGTCAAATTGGTGCATGGGTTAGTCACCAAAGCCAAATTATTAGCTCAAAAAGTCTGTTGCTAAGCCAATATGAAAAACTAAAACAAAAATTTTCGCAAGGCGATATTCCGTTTCCAGAGTTTTGGGGTGGCTACCGAGTGGAGCCCAGTGCGTTTGAATTTTGGCAAGGCGGCGAACACCGTCTGCACGACCGAATTGAATACCTAAAGGATACCCAAGGCAATTGGCAAAAACAGCGCCGCTCGCCGTAATGCAATGTTAACTTTTATTGGATTCTTTGCGCAAATAAGGTGTAAAGGTCTGTTATTAAAATCCCCTTTAAACAAGGCCACAGGCAAGGTGAATAACCATGAGCGCTAACACCGTGAATCATCCCGTTACAAAAATCGTTATTTTAGGCGGCACTGGCTTTGTGGGCGGGTATTTAAAACACTTTTTTGCCCAACAACCCAACACCCAGGTAATTACATTTGGCCGTGAAGCCTTTGACTGCGACGTTAATTTAAGTCAAAACATTAATGGCTGCGATTTACTTATTATGCTGGCGGGTGCCAACATTGGCCAACGCTGGAATGCGGCTTACAAACAACTGTTGTGGGACAGTCGAATTAACACCAACCAACAGTTGGCGCACGCCATCAGTCTGTGCGATCAGCCGCCCAAGCGCGTGTTTTCCGCCTCGGCCATTGGCATTTACCCTCCCAACACCTGCGCAACACCGGTCGACGAAACCTGTACCGCCATTGGCAATAATGAGTTAGGCCGACTTGGCCAGGCCTGGGAAGAGGTCAGCCTGCGCTTAAGCGTACCGCCGGTTATTTTTAGGTTTGGTGTGGTTTTAGGTAAAAACGGTGGCGCATTGGCCAAAATGTTGCCACCCTTTAAGCTAGGACTGGGCGGTCCAGTGGCAGGAGGACAACAATGTTTTTCATGGGTACACATTCACGACTTAGCCCGCGCCATGCACTTTGTGATGCAGCGCCCAGAGCTAAACGGCGTATTTAACCTTACCTCGCCAAACCCAGTCAGCAACGCGCAATTTGGTGCCAGCTTAGCCAAAAGTGTGCATCGACCTTTTTGGTTGCCGTTGCCCGAATTTCAACTCAAACTGATGTTTGGCGAAGGTGCCATGGTGCTTACTCACTCTTCGGCGGTAGTACCCACAAGATTACTTAACGCTGGATTTACCTTTGAATACCCCAACATTCAAAATGCGTTGAATCACATTGTGCAGCAGCGTTAGTGTGTTTAAGGGCGGTGCCAAGCTCAATACAAAAAACGGTCAAGACTACAAAAAATAATTTAAAGGAAACCACATGCCTAACACCGTCAATACAGCCAACACGCTCAAGCTAAACTTACTGCAAACGCCGCTCGAAGACTGTTCGCACGTTCCCTTAACGGGCTATTATCGAGATGGTCTATGTCGCACCGATGCATTAGATCGAGGTCGCCATGTAGTCTGTGCACAAATGAGTAATGAATTTTTGCTGTTTTCTAAAGCCCAAGGCAACGACCTAAGTACGCCCATTGCTGGGCAGTTTCCAGGCCTGGTAGCCGGTGACTTTTGGTGTTTATGCGCCCTGCGTTGGATAGAAGCGTTTGAAGCGGGTATGGCACCCAAGATTCGGTTTGCCGGCACCGATTATGCCTTACTCAACTACATAGAGTTAAGCGCCTTAAAGCCATTTGCACTGGACTTGCAATAACCGTTCAATGACTTAGATTAACTGGGTTTAATTTAGCTTAGTTTAGCTAAACATAATTAACGCATTGCGAACTGAGTTAATCACATTATTGTCAAGCATTAAATCTTCTTGCGCCTCTGCCATATAACGACGCGATTCATCGGTAATGTAGGCGCCCATTGACACCTCGTTTACCACCACGTTGGCCAACTGAATCATTGAGTTCATGGC is a genomic window containing:
- the pdxH gene encoding pyridoxamine 5'-phosphate oxidase, whose amino-acid sequence is MSSNMSSNDLNTQDSSATEANSAAQNAKQLFDLRRAYLKGGLDETNSNDCPIKQFSQWFEQAQAANLIEPNAMVLATVDKQGSPNTRTVLLKYFDEHGLVFFTNYASQKAAEMTAQPQVALQFLWLDLERQVKIRGTATKIPLTESMRYFMSRPKGSQIGAWVSHQSQIISSKSLLLSQYEKLKQKFSQGDIPFPEFWGGYRVEPSAFEFWQGGEHRLHDRIEYLKDTQGNWQKQRRSP
- a CDS encoding TIGR01777 family oxidoreductase, which produces MSANTVNHPVTKIVILGGTGFVGGYLKHFFAQQPNTQVITFGREAFDCDVNLSQNINGCDLLIMLAGANIGQRWNAAYKQLLWDSRINTNQQLAHAISLCDQPPKRVFSASAIGIYPPNTCATPVDETCTAIGNNELGRLGQAWEEVSLRLSVPPVIFRFGVVLGKNGGALAKMLPPFKLGLGGPVAGGQQCFSWVHIHDLARAMHFVMQRPELNGVFNLTSPNPVSNAQFGASLAKSVHRPFWLPLPEFQLKLMFGEGAMVLTHSSAVVPTRLLNAGFTFEYPNIQNALNHIVQQR
- a CDS encoding DUF2237 family protein, which produces MPNTVNTANTLKLNLLQTPLEDCSHVPLTGYYRDGLCRTDALDRGRHVVCAQMSNEFLLFSKAQGNDLSTPIAGQFPGLVAGDFWCLCALRWIEAFEAGMAPKIRFAGTDYALLNYIELSALKPFALDLQ